The segment TCACCTATGTTTCAGACAAAAATATTATCTTATATTCCACTGAAAATAACCCAAACCACTGAAATGGTTTAGATTaatttatttcacaaaaacataagGTCTGTGTAATTATATTAGCCTACTAGTAACATGATCACCTCCATTTATAGTCTATGTCTTTTCCCTCCAGACCCAGGCCCGAGTCGACCATGGGCCCCATACCATTGTGCGTgttgcccctcttctctctggctGTGCTGTCGGCTGTAGCTGCAGTGGACGATGACTACACGTGGCCACAGTGGAATGTCCCCCTGGTGAGGAACAGGCGGACCACGCTCCTCTCCAGCCCCAACTTCTCAGCACAACCTCAGCCGGAGCTCAGCGGCACGTGTGGGATCGAGTGCCAGCGCCGCCTCCCTGTGCCCTCTCTGGATGATGTGGAGCAGTTTTTATCCTATGAGACCGTCTACGAAAATGGAACACGCACCTATACTTCAGTGTCTGTACAGGGGCTCAATGAGGTGACCCCCTGGTCCAGTAATGCCACTTCCCACTCCCGCCGCAAGAGGGAGGTATACGGCACAGACACCCGCTTCACTATTTCAGACAAGCAGTATTCCACTAAATACCCTTTCTCCACCTCTGTTAAAATTTCCACTGGATGTTCTGGGGTCCTGGTGTCGCCTAAACACGTGCTGACCGCTGCGCACTGCATCCATGACGGAAAGGATTACCTGGATGGGGTGCAGAAGTTGCGCGTTGGAATCCTGAAAGAGAAGTCCAAACGTGGAAAAGGGGGCAAGGGGCGAGGCGGGGGAGGAGGTCGAGGGAAAGgtaaaaagagaaagggagataaACCAGAAGAGGAGGCTCAAGCGGATAGTACGGGTAAAACAGAGCGGAAAGGCAAGGGCAAAGGCAGAAAGAGCCGCAGCAGACGCAGTATCGAATCAGAGAAACCGAGTTTTAAGTGGACCAGGGTTAAGAAGACCCAAGTACCTAAAGGCTGGTTCAAGGGTGTTTCTAAAGGACTGGCTGCAGATTTTGACTATGCACTCCTGGAGCTGAAGAAAGCCTCCAAAATCAAACACATGGATCTAGGTGTAATCCCATCAGTCAAGAAACTCCCAGCAGGAAGGATCCACTTTTCTGGTTTTGATGATGACCGACCTGGCAACCTGGTGTACCGTTTCTGCTCTGTCACCCAGGAGTCCAGTGACCTTCTGTATCAGTACTGTGATGCCAAGCCGGGCTCCAGTGGCTCTGGGGTCTACATCCGACTGAAGGAACCTGGCAAGAAGAAGTGGACAAGGAAAATCATTGGGGTGTTCTCGGGGCATCAGTGGGTGGATGTTAATGGCAATGGCGCACAGCAGGACTACAACGTGGCAGTCAGGATTACCCCGCTCAAATATGCCCAGATCTGTGAGTGGGTGCATGGGGACTCCAGTGAGTGCAGGGTGGCCTAACCAGAGCAGGACAACCTCTACAGTCCACTGTCCCAGCTCAGAATACACTCACCTACATGACAACCAGGGGCCCAATGACTGCCTggcctttttgttttttgttacctCTTGCTTAATCAGTGGGTCCAACGCTACACACAGCCATATAGACTTGTGTAGGAAATTGTGGctgtttatttttctaatttattttccaaaaaaCTGAATATAAAATAGAGTAAGGTTATAGATTAATTTGAAATGAACGCTTGGTTGTGATTCTACAAGATATTTAGCCACCTTATCTTTTCCGGGGCAACTTTCTTGagaaattttgtttatttgtgtatcaGGTATTATAGGCGGCTAATAATAACTATAATCAGACATTTTTGAATCAGGTCTACAAGTTCAAATGTGCAGTGCAAGTGGATTTTCAACCCTTggcttttcagttgtttttatgaagtttattgctactactatttgAGATATGACTATTCTTATGAGAAAGGGATGCTTAATGATCTTGTATGCGAGATGCTTTATAGTGAAAATGGTTTTGCTACATTCTTGCAACACAGTGAAATTAGATTTCATTGTTATGCACATAATTCCACAGGTGCTCTTCCCGAAGTTGTGGTGCTAATTTATGAAatgataaatgttttaaagttgtgAGTTAGAGGGAAAAAAGGACATACTATATTTTTGACAGCCTAATTTTTATGTGGCTTCATGAGATGTATGAAGATGGGACTGAACCATTCACCATTTTACTTGAGTTGTTTAGATTTGTTAAATAAAATTGATCAATCTTGTTTCAGaattattttatacagtgtatataatccaaaaatgtttgttgttgttttatataCCAAATATGAATTGAATGATGCTGATTGACAACCATTAAAACAAGATAATTACTGTTGTGGTGTTTTTAGTTGATGTGTTCATATACATATTACATTGTAGATACAGGATCCATCGGCGTTGTGGAAGTGTGGACAGAAGTTTGAAATTAGGTCAGATAAGGTAGTGTTGGCTTAAAATGAGCGTTCATAACTATTTTATCAGTAAGACACTGTCGAATTccatacaatatttacatgaGGAACAAAATGTATCATGTATTCCTGGTTGGATGTTATGAATGTAGTACTTGCAGGCCAGGAGTACTACTACTGTATACACATATGTCCTTATGGTGCTTTTCGGTGCCAGACAGTTTCAGGTTGAGAAAAGAAGTCAAAAaggtatttcattttaaaagcctTTCTAACAACGATAGCTGGTAGAGTTAAAATGCCAACATGTTATGGTCTTTCAGAGTTGATCAAGTTAAACTGACACTGTcagtgttttttgctttttatattttctggTATGCAGCAGGATGATGACCTTGCTCAGCAAGATGAATTGAATCTGCGAGCCAGATCAGTAGGATGATGTTTTGTAATGAAAAACACTGGCATCCAAAACCTTTTGGTTTGTCATTAAATTTATTGCATCTCATAGGGCTTACATGCACTGGGGTTTGGGCCATTGTAATGAAAATAACTTTACaactgaagaaaaatacaattttagcttttgtaaaatgtgtataaTTTCCCACAACTTTCTCCAAGTAACATCAGATTCTCACAACCAAGCACTGAACACACTTTTGGTAACACAAAGACTGTGATGTCACTGGTCAAGACCAGTCCACCTTAACAACATGGGCCACTGAGATTCAACAGAACAAAAGTATATAACATTActaactgtattattattatttcaggcACCAATTCATTGTTCATTCTTTGCATTGTCCATACAACATCTTTCAAATTTATTTGCATTCTCATAATTCTGGACTAAAAGGCATTTTTTATTAGAGAAAAAATACCTTATTATAGTCCAGTTGAGTTTGGCGTAAACAAGAAACTGCCTTGTATATTCTATGaaatttgtgttgtattgtattgaggTTCCAAGCAAACATGATcaatgttgatttatttcatCGTAAAATGTCAGTAGACATTTTATTATTGGAGATATGTTTCCAAATTGCAAAACCACAAATCAGCAGCTGACTGAGGACCATTgtacaaagaacaaaacaaaataagacataaaagacaaaacttacaaaaataagccacaagtttaaataaatacaacagaaattgCTGGTCTTTAATAATAAAGAAGCCCATAGATGTCATTTATTCACTATATCAATAATTTAGCAGACGGAAATAGATTACTCACACAACTTCTTACATTGTCTTCAGATTCACAATTATTTAATTCTCTTCAACAGACATACAGAGTAAAGACATAATAATCCTCGAATCAGGAAATCTATGTACATGAATGAGGACCTCTCTgtaaacatcacatgaccaaaaATCTAACCACTCTCATCCAATCAGAGTGGGGAGACAATGAAAAAACCCGCCCCTTTTTcaaagagacaggagcagaaacagTTATGGGTGGAGCATGGGAcaccaaagcacattcatcaTTCAACTCAGCTCTAGAAGTAACTTTAAACACATACAGATTTGCCTTCACTTTCTCTCaacctttttttaaaacttttttctcCAAAGTTTGTGGATTTGACAAAAGATTAGTAACATCTACAAGAGcacacacatgttttttttcacttataTATTTTCATAGATATCTGCTATGGTTCACTTTCACAGTTTGTGCTACGACATCACACAGGAGAAAGGACAGTGGAGCAGAGTTACCAAGgcggacagagggacagaggagcagtgacTGGAGTCCTGAGATGTTCACAGACACCAGGCAAATGGTGAAGAGAGGGCCCTGGGCAAGAAACATGTCAGCTGGAAGACACAGACAATGTACATTACCATTTTACCTGTTTTATATAATTTCAAAAATTATTATTCCATATGGTTGTGAACAGTATTgtgtacttttaactttttagaATATATAATTGTGAACTCAAAGATAACAAGATAAAAGTGGGGTTAGTCATTGCAAAACTAACTACTGTAGAGACATTTCCTACCAGGAGGTTATAAGAAGTCCTTGAGATCGAGTTCTGCCAGAGGGTCCTTGGGTTTCTTGGGACTTTGACTTGCAAGTCCAGGGGACAGCTGGAGTAAAAGATTCCAGAAGAATAAGTAAAACACTAGACCTAACTGCAGTAAGGTTGTCACTAAAAGTTTCTGTGCCATTGCCCTACCGGTGCTCCTGGTGCAGCCGCTCCAGGCGCTCCAGCAAAGGTAGGTCTCATCATGGGCTGCCCCATCATGGACTGTCCCATCAAAGGCTGTCCCATCATTGACTGCATCATTGGAGCTCCGGGGGCTCCTGCAGAGGGCTGGAAGAATAATAATATGGTACTAGtcatattttatacatatttgcAGTAGTTACAATGTAAATGCAGCTCACCATTCCAAATCCTGGCTGCATTGGAGGCACCATGGCTCCACCAGAGGGCACTGTTCCTGGGGCTCCTGAAGCTGCTGTAGGCGCCTACATGGACAGAAAGGGAACTTGTGACAAATGGACATGGTTTATTATGATAATCACAGTAACTACAGCAAGAGTCTTACCAATGGGGCTCCTGGGGCAGTCCAGATGGGCGGAGCCACTTGGGGAGTCCAATTAGCACCTCCGGTCAGCTTCTTCTCACCCATAGGATCCCTGGGAAATATGATACATTGTAAGAAATATAACTCAATAAAACAATTATGCCACAGACAGCAGAAAACCTAAAACACAGTAAAGATGACATGACATGTTctaaaaaatatttgaacattCTATGTCCTTACCTTTTCTTGACTCCAAGAtctgaaagagaagagaataaaacataaaaatcatgtaaatTTTAtgctactgcaaaaaaaaaaaaagctcctgTGCCTTACCTCCCACCAGATTGGCCAATGACGAGTCCAGGTCCTCTGAGATAGTTTTGGTGAGGGGAGGGGTGGCGGCCGGGGGAGCAGAGGCAGGAGTCCCCACACTGCCTCCTATACTGCCAGTGGTGCTGCCTCCTGTGCTCTGTGGCGTGACGGCAGGCATCAACAAGTCGCCTAATCCATCAAACACTTGAGATgggacagagacaaacaggagggattacaaacctcaaaatctataatctgtaatgtaaatgtgtgagCAGATTGGAAAAGAGGGGCACAATAGAGAGGAGTGCTTCATGCAAAGGGCTGTCAGTGAATGTCCAATAGGGAATATTACTTACACTAAACGATATAACACTAGAAGGTTAATATAGGGCAGGGAAATTACTTAATAATTCTTAACACAATGAGTAGCTAAAAAagattatttaatagaagatcACAAGTTGGTTGTTTTCGAGGATTGAACATGACTGAATTGTACACCATCAATTTTGGGTCTTTATAAGAAGAGCTTTAACATAACATTTgacttattttcattttttgtgcaCTGCCTAAACAGAAGATTAAGCAATGTATTTACCCAGCCCTACATTAAAGTTACATCTTTTACCTAAAAATAGACAGTGATATCAGCGTCCAAGTAAGCAACACATTTTCCAAATACAAGTAACAAGTGTTCTGGGATTATTGCACTAAACTACATTGTAGCCTtgattgcaaaaataaaatcacaaagccTGAAGAACAAAAAGTAGGCATACAGAAGTAAACAACATCACAGTTTGCCTCATGCAAGagacagaacatgcaaaattaGACCATACTTAAGAATGGAGGGGCAGTCGCCGCAACACACTGAGGGACTGAACTCACCAAGTACATATTAGAAGAAGCAAGCAATGACCCAGCAGGGATAGAAATAGAGATAAAGGAGTGTGTAGCAGAAGAGAGAAAGTTAGAAAGAGTGTGGACAAGCAAGAAGGTGGAGAAGCCACGGTTGGTGAAggtacaagagagagagagatatattAGAGCTTAAGTGTTAAGAGCAAAGAGTTAATCAGTCAGCAAATTGCAGAAGAGATTTTTAGGGAGGACAGTGATTGCAGCCGAGTGTATCTTTCATGCGGAAGTGGGCTCCCAGTGACAAACAGCTGTAACTaattcattttcattaaaaaaatatatacaaatcaAGCAGTGAACCTATGCTAATAAAAAGGCAGCAGCTTAATTCATTCAATAAGACAGTGACTGCTGATTACGAACATAAGTGTAACTTACTTGATGCATCAAATCCACCAGATGGCG is part of the Periophthalmus magnuspinnatus isolate fPerMag1 chromosome 16, fPerMag1.2.pri, whole genome shotgun sequence genome and harbors:
- the prss35 gene encoding inactive serine protease 35, translating into MGPIPLCVLPLFSLAVLSAVAAVDDDYTWPQWNVPLVRNRRTTLLSSPNFSAQPQPELSGTCGIECQRRLPVPSLDDVEQFLSYETVYENGTRTYTSVSVQGLNEVTPWSSNATSHSRRKREVYGTDTRFTISDKQYSTKYPFSTSVKISTGCSGVLVSPKHVLTAAHCIHDGKDYLDGVQKLRVGILKEKSKRGKGGKGRGGGGGRGKGKKRKGDKPEEEAQADSTGKTERKGKGKGRKSRSRRSIESEKPSFKWTRVKKTQVPKGWFKGVSKGLAADFDYALLELKKASKIKHMDLGVIPSVKKLPAGRIHFSGFDDDRPGNLVYRFCSVTQESSDLLYQYCDAKPGSSGSGVYIRLKEPGKKKWTRKIIGVFSGHQWVDVNGNGAQQDYNVAVRITPLKYAQICEWVHGDSSECRVA